Proteins from a genomic interval of Paenibacillus lentus:
- the rbsK gene encoding ribokinase: MKKIVVLGSLNIDMVLTTERLPLIGETIHGEHIHYMMGGKGANQAVAASRMGIQTSLVGCVGNDTFGEKILKHLSEENLDVSSVKREEGIFTGIATVFKVSQDNAIVVIPGANDCCDKRVVDEHIDIIKQADVLLTQLEIPMETVEYALQKAKEFGLQTILNPAPYKELAPELFEYVDYLTPNETEFESMVGKKFENSEDFEMEMLQWSNKNKVNLIVTRGSRGSSYIEAGEVHTVPCIKVDVVDTTGAGDTFNGILAYAIAEKMSLREAVTMAGTGASLSITALGAQTGMPSLEKLKQYL, translated from the coding sequence GTGAAGAAGATTGTCGTTTTGGGGAGTTTAAACATCGACATGGTTTTGACCACAGAACGATTACCACTAATCGGTGAAACCATTCATGGTGAACATATACATTATATGATGGGCGGAAAAGGAGCCAATCAGGCCGTAGCAGCATCTCGTATGGGCATTCAAACGTCATTGGTCGGTTGTGTAGGTAATGATACATTTGGCGAAAAAATACTGAAACACTTATCCGAAGAAAATCTAGATGTCAGTTCTGTCAAAAGGGAAGAGGGTATTTTTACAGGAATAGCAACTGTTTTTAAAGTAAGCCAAGATAATGCAATTGTAGTCATACCAGGTGCTAATGACTGCTGCGATAAACGAGTGGTGGATGAACATATCGATATCATTAAACAGGCTGATGTGTTGCTAACCCAATTAGAAATTCCTATGGAAACCGTTGAGTATGCATTACAAAAAGCAAAAGAGTTTGGCTTACAAACCATATTGAACCCTGCTCCTTATAAAGAATTGGCACCAGAATTGTTCGAATATGTTGATTATTTAACGCCAAACGAGACTGAATTTGAAAGTATGGTTGGGAAAAAATTCGAGAACTCAGAAGATTTTGAAATGGAAATGCTTCAATGGAGTAATAAAAACAAGGTGAATTTAATTGTTACAAGAGGATCAAGAGGTTCCTCCTATATTGAGGCTGGAGAAGTTCACACTGTTCCTTGCATTAAAGTGGATGTAGTAGATACTACAGGCGCTGGTGACACGTTCAATGGAATATTAGCTTACGCAATCGCGGAGAAAATGAGTTTACGCGAAGCAGTAACGATGGCAGGTACAGGTGCCTCTTTATCAATTACAGCTCTAGGCGCACAAACCGGAATGCCATCCCTGGAAAAATTAAAGCAATATTTATAA
- a CDS encoding nucleoside hydrolase — protein sequence MIKMILDLDTGIDDAMALAYALGSKEIDLMGVTGTFGNVYTDVGVQNVLNILNMCNANEIPVYAGESHAITKDNFIRLEVSARIHGENGVGQVEIETSPKEKETKSGVDFLIESVKKYGKELVIVTTGPITNLTLALQKAPEIKDMIGKIVIMGGALTVPGNCNAYTEANISQDPEAAKYLFESGLDVTMVGLDVTQRSILTKAHTQSWRETGSLAGRTYADMVDYYISQHDAAIKGCYLHDPSAVINAVHPEYFTMLPMHMTVTTEGEAEGRTIGDPARLRDSNPNVKVCIGVDSPALVNNLNETLLSLFKDK from the coding sequence ATGATTAAAATGATTTTGGACTTAGATACAGGTATAGATGATGCAATGGCCCTAGCCTATGCTCTCGGGAGCAAGGAAATCGATTTGATGGGTGTTACAGGCACATTTGGGAATGTTTATACGGACGTAGGTGTGCAAAACGTGTTGAATATATTGAATATGTGTAACGCAAACGAAATTCCGGTTTATGCTGGGGAAAGTCATGCAATAACCAAGGATAATTTTATCAGGTTAGAAGTTAGCGCACGTATTCATGGAGAAAATGGTGTAGGACAAGTTGAAATCGAAACATCCCCTAAGGAAAAAGAAACGAAGAGTGGAGTCGATTTTCTAATTGAGTCTGTAAAAAAATATGGGAAGGAACTAGTCATCGTTACTACTGGACCTATTACAAATCTTACTTTGGCACTTCAAAAAGCTCCAGAAATTAAGGACATGATAGGCAAGATTGTAATTATGGGTGGCGCTTTAACTGTACCAGGTAATTGTAATGCATATACAGAAGCCAACATTTCTCAGGATCCAGAAGCGGCTAAGTATTTGTTTGAAAGCGGTCTCGACGTTACTATGGTTGGCTTAGATGTAACACAGCGTTCCATACTAACTAAGGCTCACACACAAAGTTGGAGAGAGACAGGAAGCTTAGCAGGAAGAACCTATGCCGACATGGTGGATTATTACATCTCTCAGCATGATGCTGCAATTAAAGGTTGCTATCTCCATGATCCATCTGCAGTTATTAATGCGGTCCATCCTGAATACTTTACAATGCTGCCTATGCATATGACTGTCACTACAGAGGGAGAAGCAGAAGGAAGAACGATAGGGGATCCGGCAAGATTAAGAGATTCGAACCCCAATGTGAAAGTTTGTATTGGAGTTGACTCACCAGCTCTAGTCAATAATTTGAATGAAACATTGTTATCTCTATTTAAAGACAAGTAA
- a CDS encoding MFS transporter — protein sequence MGQATYRGGRLVSLVATLILCVLAFQLNASMLTPALPSIAASMNVSVDLMSNVSSLFFLASSIGGVVLARWSDFIGRRRALIIVLLTLTVGTILCIFATNLTILLIGRVLQGASGATFQIAYVFLREKLDTKTFGIVLGILTAVNGGVGGFDGYLGGVLSDKYGFQSIFIVILAIVVFTLICVMLVVPKEDSAVTTGKMDWWGSGALSVGLILLTYFVAQGSAVGWFAPITLIFLVGMVISFIVFWYIEKRSASPMIAVQHLRSRQVWPVVTSTLLCLTGIFAVINFTVVLLSQDQEVGFGLDAAMSGLLFLTPAALIGVFAAPISGWLAGRFGWIRMLRLGILVSIAALVAILLFTGSKWIVFSAVALLGITYNGLILTTINGLGVLQSPDEAPSALPGINGAGFGVGASLGIGLVAPFVGQGTLGGYTTAMWVSIIITVLALVSSLLIVPKNGQKV from the coding sequence ATGGGACAAGCAACTTATCGCGGTGGCCGTCTTGTGAGCTTAGTAGCAACACTGATTTTGTGCGTGTTGGCTTTTCAGTTGAATGCGAGTATGCTTACCCCCGCACTTCCTAGTATCGCAGCATCGATGAACGTCAGTGTAGATCTTATGTCGAATGTATCATCCTTATTTTTCCTGGCAAGCTCGATTGGCGGCGTTGTACTTGCGCGTTGGAGTGACTTTATCGGTCGGCGTCGTGCTCTAATCATCGTTCTTCTTACACTTACAGTAGGAACTATACTGTGTATCTTTGCTACAAATCTGACCATTTTGCTTATTGGCCGCGTGCTTCAAGGAGCTTCGGGAGCTACGTTTCAAATCGCTTATGTATTCTTAAGAGAGAAGCTTGACACGAAGACCTTCGGTATCGTTCTTGGTATTCTCACTGCCGTGAATGGAGGAGTAGGAGGCTTTGATGGTTATCTTGGCGGCGTGCTTAGTGATAAGTACGGTTTCCAGTCTATCTTCATTGTCATCTTGGCGATCGTTGTCTTCACCTTAATTTGTGTCATGCTCGTTGTTCCAAAGGAAGACAGTGCTGTAACAACGGGTAAAATGGACTGGTGGGGTTCTGGAGCATTATCGGTTGGATTAATTCTCTTGACCTACTTTGTCGCTCAAGGTTCTGCCGTTGGTTGGTTTGCGCCAATCACGCTCATCTTCCTCGTTGGTATGGTAATCTCATTTATTGTCTTCTGGTACATTGAGAAGAGAAGTGCGAGCCCGATGATTGCGGTACAACATCTCCGTTCGCGTCAGGTATGGCCGGTGGTAACTTCAACCTTGCTATGTTTGACGGGTATCTTCGCCGTTATCAATTTTACAGTCGTTCTGCTTAGTCAGGATCAGGAAGTTGGATTCGGACTAGATGCGGCGATGTCAGGATTGCTGTTCTTAACGCCTGCTGCTTTAATTGGTGTATTTGCTGCTCCGATATCCGGTTGGTTAGCAGGTAGATTTGGCTGGATTCGTATGTTGCGACTTGGAATATTGGTTTCCATTGCAGCTCTAGTCGCTATCTTGTTATTTACGGGAAGCAAGTGGATCGTATTCTCTGCAGTTGCCTTACTGGGGATTACCTACAATGGATTGATTCTTACCACCATCAATGGGCTAGGAGTTCTTCAGTCCCCGGATGAAGCACCATCAGCATTGCCAGGGATTAACGGGGCCGGATTCGGTGTAGGTGCGTCATTAGGTATTGGGTTAGTTGCTCCTTTTGTTGGTCAAGGAACACTAGGAGGATATACTACGGCCATGTGGGTATCTATTATAATCACAGTACTTGCATTGGTATCGAGCCTGTTAATTGTTCCGAAGAACGGGCAGAAGGTCTAA
- a CDS encoding MarR family winged helix-turn-helix transcriptional regulator: protein MSLESENLDLIDLISERHVLLRNLNSQLWNESHDLHISNSEWFIMARIYKKQPTISYVTKHVDISRQATHKFIKNLESKGLVEVSKAQHNNKDKCIRLTKFGEECFEKNEIIKATLEAKIIETIGIEQVTQLKQILQTDWGL from the coding sequence ATGAGTTTGGAATCGGAAAACTTAGACTTGATAGACTTGATAAGCGAGCGTCATGTCCTGCTTCGCAACTTGAATAGTCAATTGTGGAATGAAAGTCATGACCTACATATATCCAATTCAGAATGGTTCATTATGGCTAGGATCTACAAGAAGCAGCCAACGATATCCTATGTCACCAAACATGTAGATATTTCTCGGCAGGCTACTCATAAATTCATCAAAAACCTGGAATCCAAAGGATTAGTTGAGGTTAGCAAGGCACAACATAACAATAAAGATAAATGCATACGGCTAACAAAGTTTGGCGAAGAGTGTTTTGAAAAAAATGAGATTATCAAAGCAACGCTTGAGGCCAAAATCATCGAAACGATCGGGATTGAACAAGTAACTCAGCTTAAGCAAATATTACAAACGGACTGGGGACTATAG
- a CDS encoding CarD family transcriptional regulator, translated as MFEVGNLIIYSGHGICRIDGISEKEIAGVTRCYYDLHPLHGANLKISVPVDNKSILMLDLIERDEAEEIIQSFKLPGIQWIDRNTERNYTYSNIINTGNRKEIAKIINTLMRQKLKVELNNKKFGQQDQKLLISTQQILFNEIAISLETSYEAILDEVNRIIQADFDCENKLESSYRDS; from the coding sequence ATGTTTGAAGTAGGTAATCTGATTATATATTCAGGACATGGAATATGCCGAATCGATGGTATAAGTGAAAAAGAAATCGCCGGAGTTACAAGGTGTTATTATGATTTACATCCGCTGCATGGTGCTAATTTGAAAATCAGTGTTCCGGTAGATAATAAATCAATACTCATGTTGGATCTTATTGAAAGGGATGAAGCAGAGGAGATTATTCAATCCTTCAAATTGCCAGGTATTCAATGGATCGATAGAAATACAGAACGGAATTATACTTATTCAAATATCATTAATACAGGGAATAGGAAAGAAATCGCAAAAATTATTAACACTTTAATGCGACAAAAGCTTAAGGTTGAATTAAACAATAAGAAGTTTGGCCAACAAGATCAGAAATTGTTAATCTCTACTCAGCAGATATTGTTCAATGAGATAGCAATCTCATTGGAAACTAGCTACGAAGCCATATTGGACGAGGTTAACCGTATTATTCAAGCTGATTTCGACTGCGAGAATAAACTGGAATCTAGTTATCGAGATTCATAG
- a CDS encoding SDR family NAD(P)-dependent oxidoreductase, with amino-acid sequence MGRVEGKVAVITGGAGGLGKVTAEYLLKEGAKVVIVDLFEESLEKTKKELSVFGEVLAVQADVSKEEDVENYVKAAVDQFGSIDIFFNNAGIVGKIAKTVDTKAEDFDKVIAVNLRGVFLGMKHVLQVMEKQGSGSVINNSSIDGLAGGPQRVAYSASKGSVKNFV; translated from the coding sequence ATGGGCAGAGTTGAAGGAAAAGTAGCAGTGATCACTGGGGGGGCCGGTGGACTTGGAAAGGTAACAGCTGAATACTTATTAAAAGAGGGCGCAAAAGTTGTTATTGTCGATCTATTTGAAGAATCTCTTGAGAAAACGAAGAAGGAGTTAAGTGTTTTTGGAGAAGTACTCGCTGTACAAGCGGACGTTTCCAAAGAAGAAGATGTAGAGAATTATGTGAAAGCAGCAGTTGACCAATTTGGCAGTATTGATATCTTCTTTAATAATGCTGGAATTGTGGGCAAGATTGCAAAGACTGTTGATACAAAAGCAGAAGACTTTGATAAAGTAATCGCTGTAAACCTTCGCGGTGTTTTCTTAGGTATGAAACACGTGCTTCAAGTCATGGAGAAACAAGGTAGCGGAAGTGTAATTAATAACTCTTCGATTGATGGACTTGCAGGAGGCCCACAAAGAGTCGCTTATAGTGCTTCCAAGGGGTCTGTCAAGAATTTTGTGTAA
- a CDS encoding IS256 family transposase, whose translation MGLWMKQQLRDFIKENNLVTAQDAQNALKNLFAETIQEMLEAEMETHLGYAKHDITAKATSNSRNGKSKKTVVSEYGEQEIIVPRDRLGEFEPLVVKKHQSNVTGIEEQIIALYAKGVSTREIQDHLQQLYGIEVSPTLISNVTNKVIPMVKEWQNRPLQSVYAVVFLDAIHFKVKQDGAIVNKAAYMVIGIDLDGNKDVLGMWIGENESAKFWLNVLNELKNRGVQDILITCVDNLTGFSQAISACYPATEIQKCIIHQIRNSTRYVSYKDLKKVTADLKPIYKAATEEAALVELDRFEEEWGKKYPLIVRSWRNNWSELATFFKYPPEIRKLIYTTNMIESYHRQLRKVTKGKSIFPSDEALLKMLYLSTMDVVRKWTGRVQNWGQMLLQFSVFFPDRVGQHLR comes from the coding sequence ATGGGACTTTGGATGAAACAACAGTTGCGCGACTTCATTAAAGAGAATAATCTGGTAACGGCACAGGATGCTCAAAACGCATTAAAGAACCTGTTTGCAGAAACAATCCAGGAGATGCTCGAAGCGGAGATGGAAACACATCTGGGCTATGCCAAGCACGACATCACGGCGAAAGCGACGTCAAACAGCCGTAATGGCAAAAGCAAGAAAACTGTCGTCAGTGAGTATGGTGAGCAAGAAATAATCGTACCCCGTGATCGCTTGGGCGAGTTTGAACCGCTTGTGGTGAAGAAGCATCAGTCCAATGTCACAGGCATTGAGGAACAGATCATTGCGCTTTACGCGAAGGGCGTCAGCACGCGTGAAATTCAAGATCATCTACAGCAGTTGTATGGCATCGAAGTCTCCCCGACACTGATCTCGAACGTGACAAACAAGGTTATCCCTATGGTTAAGGAATGGCAAAATCGGCCGCTACAGAGCGTATATGCCGTTGTTTTTCTCGACGCCATTCATTTCAAAGTGAAGCAAGACGGAGCTATTGTCAACAAGGCGGCTTACATGGTCATCGGCATCGATCTGGACGGGAATAAAGACGTCCTAGGCATGTGGATTGGCGAAAACGAGTCGGCCAAGTTCTGGCTCAATGTCTTGAACGAGTTAAAAAACCGCGGCGTACAAGACATTCTCATTACGTGTGTCGATAATCTAACCGGTTTCTCGCAAGCGATAAGCGCTTGTTATCCCGCTACAGAGATTCAGAAGTGCATCATCCATCAAATCCGTAATTCAACGCGCTACGTGTCCTACAAGGACTTGAAGAAGGTGACTGCCGATCTGAAGCCGATCTACAAAGCAGCAACCGAAGAAGCGGCGCTTGTGGAGCTAGATCGCTTTGAGGAGGAGTGGGGCAAAAAGTATCCTCTGATCGTCCGTTCTTGGCGCAACAACTGGAGCGAGCTCGCTACATTCTTCAAGTACCCGCCGGAAATTCGCAAGTTGATCTACACCACGAACATGATCGAGAGTTATCACCGTCAACTGCGCAAAGTGACGAAAGGCAAAAGCATCTTTCCGAGCGACGAGGCTCTCCTTAAAATGCTGTATTTATCCACAATGGACGTTGTACGGAAATGGACGGGCCGTGTTCAGAACTGGGGACAAATGCTGCTACAGTTTTCGGTTTTCTTCCCTGATCGCGTGGGTCAGCACTTGAGGTAG
- a CDS encoding SDR family NAD(P)-dependent oxidoreductase: protein MTKTAALEVADKGIRVNSIHPSYAKTDMMNVVESGTNAADPESVRKQLAETIPLGRYGEAEDIANLVLFLSSDESTFITGTQMRVDGGMGAK from the coding sequence ATGACGAAGACTGCAGCACTTGAGGTAGCGGATAAGGGTATTCGTGTGAATTCTATTCATCCAAGCTATGCGAAGACAGACATGATGAATGTTGTTGAATCTGGTACAAATGCGGCGGATCCAGAATCTGTACGCAAACAATTGGCAGAAACGATTCCTCTTGGTCGCTATGGTGAGGCAGAGGATATTGCTAATCTCGTACTATTTCTAAGCTCTGACGAAAGTACTTTCATTACTGGTACACAAATGCGTGTTGACGGTGGAATGGGTGCAAAATAA
- a CDS encoding GntR family transcriptional regulator translates to MSNRILEGFNESLPEKVAKYILEEIFAGNLKQGDRLVESNIATKFKVSHAPIREALYILEKQGVVERIPRKGVRIRIIDDKEIRDYLEALAGIIRLSSKVIKNWSQEKYEQLEEIYRAAETDLQNGNIRDYVQTVSCFLTIYVSNTNNPVYQRFTSEILFITKVFAQLNWNQDLVKNYHAQLTSSLEAIKERDFELAGERLSRTIWISIEGHAKSTKRH, encoded by the coding sequence ATGTCAAACAGAATTCTGGAAGGATTCAATGAATCTCTACCTGAGAAAGTTGCAAAATATATTTTAGAGGAGATATTTGCGGGAAATTTGAAGCAAGGAGATCGACTAGTTGAATCTAATATAGCGACTAAATTTAAAGTGAGTCATGCCCCTATTAGAGAAGCGCTGTATATTTTAGAAAAACAAGGTGTCGTTGAACGTATTCCCAGAAAAGGAGTACGAATTAGAATAATTGATGATAAAGAAATTAGAGATTATCTTGAGGCACTGGCAGGTATTATTCGGTTATCGAGTAAAGTAATAAAAAATTGGAGCCAGGAGAAGTATGAACAACTTGAAGAGATTTATCGGGCTGCTGAAACTGACCTTCAAAATGGAAATATTAGAGATTATGTGCAGACGGTCTCATGCTTCTTAACGATATATGTTAGTAATACGAACAATCCTGTCTACCAACGTTTTACTTCAGAGATCTTGTTTATCACGAAAGTTTTTGCTCAATTAAATTGGAATCAAGATCTTGTAAAGAATTACCATGCCCAATTAACATCTAGCTTAGAAGCAATAAAGGAAAGAGATTTTGAATTAGCTGGCGAAAGATTATCTAGAACAATATGGATTTCCATAGAAGGGCATGCTAAATCGACTAAAAGGCACTGA
- a CDS encoding diphthine--ammonia ligase — protein sequence MTEVPNWRTGASGHKFIASFSGGKDSTLALYKAMQTGEAVGLIVMLEDDGNRSRSHGLSPVLLQAQAASIDLPLFTAASSWADYEENFMRLLVNAKNQGAEALVTGDLDMPAHGCWHDKVTKNAGLKLGMPLWEMNHRDVVEEFIHLGFITIIVTVNVSLGMKEKDLGRVLTLDYVKELVARGIDPCGEGGEFHTAVIDGPIFNKPISVSKGEIIRNGEYAFLPLELVT from the coding sequence ATGACTGAGGTTCCAAATTGGAGAACAGGCGCTTCTGGACATAAATTCATAGCTTCCTTCAGCGGAGGAAAGGACAGTACACTAGCCTTATACAAAGCGATGCAGACTGGGGAAGCCGTTGGGCTTATCGTGATGTTAGAGGATGATGGGAACCGCTCCCGCTCCCATGGCTTGTCTCCAGTTCTCTTGCAGGCTCAAGCAGCGTCTATAGACTTACCTCTATTTACTGCAGCATCAAGCTGGGCAGATTACGAAGAGAATTTTATGCGCCTGCTGGTAAACGCTAAAAATCAAGGAGCAGAAGCGCTGGTAACCGGGGATCTAGATATGCCTGCTCACGGTTGCTGGCATGACAAGGTGACAAAAAATGCTGGATTAAAACTTGGTATGCCTTTATGGGAGATGAATCACCGGGACGTAGTTGAAGAATTCATCCATCTTGGATTCATCACCATTATCGTTACAGTGAATGTATCGCTAGGCATGAAGGAGAAAGATCTAGGGCGCGTGCTGACTCTAGATTATGTGAAGGAGTTAGTTGCCCGCGGGATCGACCCCTGCGGAGAAGGCGGGGAATTCCATACAGCCGTCATCGATGGTCCCATATTCAATAAGCCCATCTCCGTAAGTAAAGGTGAGATTATCCGCAACGGAGAGTATGCCTTTCTGCCATTGGAGCTAGTAACGTGA